In one window of Erinaceus europaeus chromosome 17, mEriEur2.1, whole genome shotgun sequence DNA:
- the CLCF1 gene encoding cardiotrophin-like cytokine factor 1 isoform X1: MDLRAGDSWGMLTCLCAVLWHLPAVPALNRTGDLGPGPSIQKTYDLTRYLEHQLRSLAGTYLNYLGPPFNEPDFNPPRLGAETLPRATVDLDVWRSLDDRLRLAQNYEAYSHLLCYVRGLDRQAATAELRRGLGHFCTSLQGLLGSIAGVMAALGYPLPQPLPGTEPTWAPGPAHSDFLQKMDDFWLLKELQTWLWRSAKDFNRLKKKMQPSAAAITLRLKAPGF, translated from the exons GCGACTCGTGGGGGATGCTCACCTGCCTGTGCGCCGTGCTCTGGCACCTCCCCGCCGTGCCCGCCCTCAACCGCACCGGGGACCTGGGGCCCGGCCCCTCCATCCAGAAAACCTACGACCTCACCCGTTACCTGGAGCACCAGCTCCGTAGCCTGGCGGGGACCTAC CTGAACTACCTGGGCCCCCCATTCAACGAACCTGACTTCAACCCACCTCGGCTGGGGGCGGAGACCTTGCCCAGGGCCACCGTCGACCTGGACGTGTGGCGGAGCCTGGATGACAGGCTGCGGCTGGCACAGAACTACGAGGCCTACagccacctgctgtgctacgtgCGGGGCCTCGACCGCCAGGCGGCCACCGCCGAGCTGCGCCGCGGCCTGGGCCACTTCTGCACCAGCCTGCAGGGCCTGCTGGGCAGCATCGCGGGTGTCATGGCGGCGCTGGGCTACCCGCTGCCCCAGCCGCTGCCCGGCACCGAGCCCACCTGGGCCCCGGGCCCTGCCCACAGCGACTTCCTCCAGAAGATGGACGACTTCTGGCTGCTGAAGGAGCTGCAGACCTGGCTGTGGCGCTCGGCCAAGGACTTCAACCGGCTCAAGAAGAAGATGCAGCCTTCGGCCGCGGCCATCACCCTGCGCCTGAAGGCCCCGGGCTTCTGA
- the CLCF1 gene encoding cardiotrophin-like cytokine factor 1 isoform X2 → MLTCLCAVLWHLPAVPALNRTGDLGPGPSIQKTYDLTRYLEHQLRSLAGTYLNYLGPPFNEPDFNPPRLGAETLPRATVDLDVWRSLDDRLRLAQNYEAYSHLLCYVRGLDRQAATAELRRGLGHFCTSLQGLLGSIAGVMAALGYPLPQPLPGTEPTWAPGPAHSDFLQKMDDFWLLKELQTWLWRSAKDFNRLKKKMQPSAAAITLRLKAPGF, encoded by the exons ATGCTCACCTGCCTGTGCGCCGTGCTCTGGCACCTCCCCGCCGTGCCCGCCCTCAACCGCACCGGGGACCTGGGGCCCGGCCCCTCCATCCAGAAAACCTACGACCTCACCCGTTACCTGGAGCACCAGCTCCGTAGCCTGGCGGGGACCTAC CTGAACTACCTGGGCCCCCCATTCAACGAACCTGACTTCAACCCACCTCGGCTGGGGGCGGAGACCTTGCCCAGGGCCACCGTCGACCTGGACGTGTGGCGGAGCCTGGATGACAGGCTGCGGCTGGCACAGAACTACGAGGCCTACagccacctgctgtgctacgtgCGGGGCCTCGACCGCCAGGCGGCCACCGCCGAGCTGCGCCGCGGCCTGGGCCACTTCTGCACCAGCCTGCAGGGCCTGCTGGGCAGCATCGCGGGTGTCATGGCGGCGCTGGGCTACCCGCTGCCCCAGCCGCTGCCCGGCACCGAGCCCACCTGGGCCCCGGGCCCTGCCCACAGCGACTTCCTCCAGAAGATGGACGACTTCTGGCTGCTGAAGGAGCTGCAGACCTGGCTGTGGCGCTCGGCCAAGGACTTCAACCGGCTCAAGAAGAAGATGCAGCCTTCGGCCGCGGCCATCACCCTGCGCCTGAAGGCCCCGGGCTTCTGA